DNA sequence from the Pomacea canaliculata isolate SZHN2017 linkage group LG7, ASM307304v1, whole genome shotgun sequence genome:
GTTGCtgcaccactcactcactcattcactttGTGAGAAACTGATGACGAGAGAGGTTTAGTTCCCGGGATGAAATGTCTCCTGTGCAGTGGATTATAATAACTCATGAACACATTTGAAGGCAGTTCGTATCTGTACTCGCGCACATGCCAGCTGCACCAAATCAACAAGTCTACTCGTGTCTACAGATAAAATATTCCATGGATCTCTGGATACTGTGGACgttttttgctgtttccttACTCGCCAAAGAGGGCTGTTCAGGTATTGAGTTGCTATGTTTAGCATTCTTGAAGTTGATTGATGATATTGTTGTTACTAATCGTGATATCAATCGTATTCCTATGAAGTTATATGTTGTATTTCTAGCAAAGCTTTGGCAGAAAGTGTgtcttaaaaatatgtattgaTAGTGCAGCGGTAAGCAAACCTTCCTTATCACCATGTGCCGATATGGATACTCGGAAATGGATGGCTAGGTCTTGTCTAttctgtctggttgttagaaACATGGCatcagttttctgggggttgagggaGACGTGGTTTGTTTCTGTCCATCTCTGAATGTCTTAGGCGCTCAGATGTAGGAGGGAAGCAAGTGTCTCAATCTGTTGGTGGTGTGCGGTTATtatggtgtcgtctgcaaacattcaCATGATTGGAATATCTGGAAAGGAAAATCAATTGTGTAGATGGAGAAAAGAAGAGTCCCTACTATTGAATCTTAAGAAACAACACATTTAACTCCAAGAAGATCAGACATTTGGTTGCTAGTATCGACTCTCTGTGTTCGATTGTCGAGAAAGGATTGATGAGTTTGATGCTTCCGGTACTTAGTACTTAGACTGTGCCTCATCTAGATATTTCCTGTTCAGCCTGATCTTTGCTTTGCTGGAGTCGACAATAATCTCCATAACCCTGCTATTCTCCATCTTGATCTTCCTATCCGCCCTTGCAAGTTGCTAGCATTGATGGCAGATAATATGCAATATTCTAATGCAAATGCACAGGCGACTATACAAGTAGACAGCCAAATCTGTTTTAATTCAtctcttgaaaaaagaaaagaggttAGATTGACTTGCACATTTAGTTTACACCTTTTAACCTAATTTGTTAGAAATATCATTGTAGGTGCTGTATGATTGGCTTAGAGTAAGAACTTCAGCAAGACTGTTAGCTTCCTAGACAACCTTAGTACACCTTGCAAAAGTGAGGTAGTCTGTATCCGACAGATGACTTCCATAACAGTGCCAGTAACAGTCCTTATGATGATTTATTACACCGCTACTGAAGTAGTTTACTAGTTGTTGGAGATACCTAAGGCAATACTTTGTTAACCAGATAGCTGACAAGTAAGTAAAATTAATATCATGGGCCTACAGGGATGGTGTATTTAACTTCcttgttacaattaaaatgcCCTGCCTGACCCTACTTCTCTCCCCCCGTCTCTCTCCCTTAATACTCTACTGGGGAATGACTCGTgcctatctgtgtgtgtgtgtgagagagagaaggaaagagaattCGTGTGTCAGAGAATGCCTGTCAGGAGAGGTCATATGTGTTATAGAAAGCAACGATAGGCGTTTGCTCATGAGCGCACTATTTAAATAATTGTGTTTTTCCATCTTCATCAGGagtaaattgtttcttttaaagtttcattCAGATACTACTTGAAAATTTAATAATAGTAAAGACATAATGACCTTAACTTTTTGTCATATTGGAAATTCATGGAGTTATTCAGAGgaaataaagacacaaataGATGTAAAACGAGTCCCGCCACACATCATGGTAAATTGTTGTCTATAGATTATGATATTATCTTACAAATATGAAGCTAAAAGCTGTTccaattcatttgaaaaaaactgaTATCCAGGCTGCGAATGTTCCTTTCCACAACACCTGTCCAGTCATAAAACATACATGATAAGTATAACAGtctttgtttgatattttggtGCTCATTGGGTTTGCCTAGAAAATGTATATCTGAACAATCAAAATAAGTTCACAAGCCAGCGGTTAAATATTTTCGAGACGATTAACTGTTTGTCATCCTTCAAAACCCAACGCCttatttttagtaaaaaaataaaatgtcgaaAAATTGATCATCTTCAGCAGAAAATAGATGGCAACTGGGAAATAGATGGCTACTGCATGTACACAAAAGCACCAAATCAGTTAAATATTgccaaaaatcttttaatgcaGTGGTGTAGCATCTTTTCATGATTAAGGCTCTGCAAGAGGTTTCATACGATATTGTAACAATACCTTAGAATATTTTCTGCCTTCACTTTCCTGTCTAAGGTTTGTAAATTTGATGTGAGATGCAAGgctatatttatataaaaaaaaaattgtttttgtttttcagagtTCACTATCGGTGGTTGCGAAGAGGGTCGTGTAGATGTTGTTGAAGACAGGACTTATTCATTCACGTGCGACTCATACACCAGCTGGGGACCAGAGTGGACGGTTTATGGTGATAAAGGAAAACTCCTTTATCGCGGGTCTTGCCAACAAAGGTCTTGTACTCCTTGGAATGATCAGTTTTCTGTAGGCGAAAAGTATCAATTACAGTACCACGGTTCCAGTTACTACACTTCCAGTCTTATCATAAAAGACATCAAGAGGGATTCAGCTCGATTGTTATACTGCATCAGTTCATTGGAATCTACAATGTGCAAATTAAGAATAATTGGTAAAGTGCTTTCATATTATAATAATCTCATGTTCCAATCTGCTAGTTCTTATCTATCTGTCAATATCTGTCGTGTTTAGTGATTATATTCATCTCTTAAAATTACCTGAAAAAGTAAAGCTCTGTAATACgatattttgtgtgtctgtgtgtccgtgaatgtgtgtatatgtgtgtgcattctagatgtaaatataaaaaattcaatgaaatcTTATCGAATCCCATCATTCTCATTAAATTTGATGATTGCTATAATTAAACCTTTGGAAAAGACTGACAATTATACATCTTTCTGGAtgatattcatttttattttttatctgtaaaagatgatatatataattaaaaatggcaagcatatatacataaaaacttGCAAGGTACCTACATTGGCAAATACCAGCTGCGTTTGAGATGTCACCAATAGAAGTGACAAACCAATAAATAGTGAAAAACAAAGTGCAAAATCGTGTTGGCGACTGAAAGATTTTTCAACCtaaataaatgctttatttcTAGTGTTAGCATGTCATTTACATAATGTTTCAGCTACCCCGGTGTATAGAGACTGCAGTGTACGTATTTCAAACTGGATGGTGACCGGAAGCTGCACATTGACAAAGATGTATTCTTCAGACAACAACTATTATTGCAAATGGAGGGAGAGTGGGAACAACAATGAGGCAAAAATTTTCATGCTTGAACAATGATTACTTTTCATCTTCGTTTACCGTGTTCTTTGCCAcacgtctttttttcttctctttctctcattcttttaaataacatgtggctgttgtttgtttatatttgatttttacaCACACCCGCTTTTTCCTCCatgaatataaaattaaacaatgacAATCTTTTCTATAGATATTCTCTTCTTTTCGCGGTGTGTAGTGTTCTTTTGCCTTCGGTATTTACtcttattttctgtgtagtgttCTTATATTATTGACCCTTTTTATGGTTCAACATAAGTACACGTTTCTCATCAGTCGAGCAGTTGGAACTTTCCCACTATCATCAAATATGTTTCAGGAATTTGGAGATTTCCAAACTCAACCAGTTCCCTACAAAGGATGGAACTCGAGAGAGTATACTACTGGGGTTTGTTCTTTCGCTAAGCCAACGCCTCTCATCCGTGGGTTGTATACATACAATATGAGAGTGTTGCCAGGCGATGTTCATTTtcagcaaacaataaatatagGTGAGAACATTAAGGAAAACCTATTCCCTCTCGTACAAAAATTTATTAGCTTTAATCGCATGTCAAAAATATACCTTTAGctcttttattaataaaacataCTATTTATGTCAGTAAATAGCTCGTTCGTGCCTACTAGAAACAGAATTAGCTTTTTCTCAGGACTAAATATTAAGCAGAACCCTGATATCTTCAGACTTAATGTCTAtgcggtttttttccattttaaggTGAGCCATATCAGGTAAAACTTACCCACAGTTGTCCAGAGTATGTATTCGAAGAATCAAGTATAAACTGTTCATGCTCTGCTTCAAGAGATGTAACTCCACCAGCACTACTGGTGTGGGAAGGAAGGAATGATGTAAAACTTTTACTCACAAATATAAGCCGGCAGCAGGATCAAGAACAATTCACATGTCAACTAAAATGGGGTCCAGACGGCTccattaaagaaaacatgtcCTACAGACTTACTGTTGCCTGTAAGTGAATTATTTCAGATTTTctgaaatgtaaatgtaaatgttctTGAAAACTGTGTATCATATATTCTTGTCTCTAATGTAGGTTAGTAgatataaattttcaaaaataccaGTCGAAGTGTAAATCGCGCTCATTCGCCTGCACAGTGACTGATGTTTGTCCATCAACAGTTTTTCAATGGAATGTCACGTGTTATGATGGGACTGACTAAAGAGACTTTAGTATATGTTCCTTCAACTTCAAGCAGAAGTTTGAAAGTCTGGCGATAGTATGCACAGCTAAAAACATATATTTCTCCCAATCGTTTGTTTAAAACGTCTACCTCCTTTCATATTTCGTTAAATATCAATTTCTAacaattttattcttaaaaacCGAAAAgggaaaagttttctttcagaaatattCAAATTCCGTGTTTACACCTTATTATGGTTGAATGTAATGTTTTAGGATTTGTAAAGAGTCTTATTAAAATTGTAAtgatttgtttcattattttaaatgaattaaagatGTACAAAATGTATTAGATCGTTATTTTGAAATTATCTTGCAATTAATTGCTtatatttttcgttcttctcgccataaagttcttttttgttttgaaaaacacacttaattaatcatttttttctggttttaggGAACAAGCAAGCAAATACACCTCGGACTAATGCGGGGGTAATTGGTGGAGTTATTGCAGCTGTACTAGCACTCATTATTGTTGCAGGTTTGATTGTGTACatcatcaaaaaaagaaaaggtaacaGCTTGTAACTTAGGTTATTGTCTTTTGATGAATCTACAGCTTTTGACAGATTCGCTAGcgatatacatatacatataacatATTGTGTtgtagaataaaatattttgtgaaatccTAAGTAAGAAAACATTTCGTTTAAAGCGGCATATTACCTCTTGGTTGTTCCTTTCACGTTGTTGTTACCtttttatttctacaaaaaGTGCTTTTGTCGGGTCTGCCTCTCGTTATATTTTACATCCTCATTTTATACTTCTATATGGACATAATAATGTCAGGCGAATGTTTTTCTATTGTCTTTATTTGGTATTTTAAGAAGAATAGACTTAAACCTTTCTCAGTTATTTAGTTTACCTGTGGTTATTATTAACAGTAAAGTTAAACCGTTCCAATATGTTTCCCTCCAGAGACAGTAATCCACAAAcgtattttatgatttattttttatgtgcatttttgtgtgCTTGACATAGTTTGATTTTAATATTATGTAATTTATTATGTCAATTACAACGTGATTTATGAGAATTCATTATTTCTTATGTAGTTTTGTATACGATTACCTAACTGATTGTGTCATACATCATTTAATTAggtaacaaaatattaaaagtatctATTTCAGACACtaacaaatgttaaataaattagaacacattattgcaatggtctttgatgttttgtttaacAACAGGGATCCTAGACAGAGAATGGAGCTTCTTGAGAGTTTTCTCTCGCGCTCGCAAACTTTTTAACCAGAGACCTGTGACGCCATTAGCTGTCATCAAGAAGCCACAGACACAGATAATgacacaaatacagacacagaCGTCGATTAGAAGACATGTATCTCCTTCAGGCGACACAGCAagttcaggtcacgtgacggatgACTATGCAGTGGTCTATAAAAAGTCGTTCAACAACACCGATGATAATGAGAATAATGGAGCCCACCAAGCGAGTCTAAAGATAAATGGAGTTGAGAGGCAGACAATAGTATTGACACCAACTACAAAGCCTAAGTCAGCTCTAAACACTCAGACGAAAGTCCAAGATTTGCATGGTAACAAAGGCTGGTTTTGTCCATAGGTTTCTGAATGACCTTTATGAGATGATTAGTtatgatacatatatatatattaattatataagataataaataatttgatgtatgtaaaaaataatttgattgaTGGGAAAAAGGCAATCAAGACAGCTAACATAAAAAACAGGTAttggataaaaagaaagaaaatctttcagaTGCTATCAGTTAACGAGTGATTATGTACAGTATTgaataaatcacaaaaatgaGACAAACACTTATATCTACCTGAGTtagtaaatatatgcatacaaacAGGCAAACGTGCATCACTATACTCTGACTGATAACATATTATTCTACAAGTGATCCATAATAAATCGTTCTTTAATTCAGGCACAGTTTATATGAATGTCACTGAGGTGCCGACTGACTCTGGTTTGGGTGTGTATCATGTAGTTCCCTGGGCAACACTGTCTGGATCACCTGAACCTGACACAAACGTAAGATGTCAAGAGagatgacattaatttttttctacgataaagctttttgaaatattttttcaatggCCTAAAGACACACTTTCGTTTTgtatccaattttttttaatcatgtaaGGCGACGaacttttaagattttattattgctgttattatcaGTAATAGTTACGAAATTTAATCTTAATTTTCTAGTTATTTATACTGATTTATATTggtatatattttgtaaaacgatgtttgcatgcatagcatttaaaaaagatgttttatcttttaaggCAATTTGCTTATTGACACAGGAATATTCTGTACCAACCACTTCCGAAGATGAGTACAACGAACTGCATTTTGAAGATGATCGTACCGGACAAGAGGACCAATCCGATACCTACCACCATCTtcaaataacataaacatttgtGTATGATTTCTCCGCTGTGGACACTGTCTTTAGTAAGACTcatttcatacaaaatattataattgAGAACTGTTACTGTTATACTAAGTCTGATCTTTAATTTAATGATGTTCAAACCTGATTTAATCATCAGTATTATTCCTGGCCACGTTTATTTTCATCAACGATTAGGATAAAATTACCAGCAAAATGGGACTTGAACCTGGCAACATTGACTACACCGCTTAAgaaaacttttgtctttttactgtcagctctgtcattcTCACTCGGTTCACTCAAGCTTATATAGACCCGTTAATTGCATTTATCACTTGTTCCACAACCTTTCTCTAGGGAACAGAAACAGTATTGCTCCCCAatcttgttaatatttattttgaagtttcCTCAACCAAACAgagacaaaaagatgaaaaaggaagaaagagaacgaagaaatgtgaaagagaaagtatTTAGAGTGTGCGAAAGATAAAAAGTAGATAACGAATTCtactaattttacaaaataaagcaTGTAATGTACTACGGAGCAACTCGATCAATATTATCCTAATTATTTCATGATCCAACATTTACAGGATACAACGACTACATCAACACCAGTCTCTGCTAACCGAATCGGTTAAAGGTCCGCCGGAAGTTTCCATTCATGTTGTAAGCAAATACATCACGCCTGCTTTGtgactgtatataatgtatagAAATGCACTTTTGTGCTTGTTATCCCAGCTGCCTTTTCATTAGCAACATGTCATTGCTTGGCGAATGTTTCAACCAGGACGAGTCTTGTTCTAAGTGGAAGTACTTGACAGGCCTAATTTGTATTACATTAAATCAGTTTCCTGCTCATTAAGGAAGTGTTTCGACAGTGAACGCTTATGAGTGTGTTTGATAGTGGACACAGTCTGCTGAGCACAAAGTTCTCCCACCAACAGTgtggaaagaaagtgagaaagaaagagatgaaagagtcTGGAGTCACATGGCATTATACAATGCTCTCCATGTCTTGTTCCtagcaaacacacacccactgtTTGAGcaaacaccaaaacacacaGAACTTGTCTTTGGACACATCGGAATGTTCTTCCCttcatgtacacacaaatacttCCAGGCTTTCTTACTTCTTAGATTTCGTTCCTTGAACTGTTTTTcgcctctgtctctctcacacatacacacacggtTGGAACATAATGACTCATTTTTGTTATATACAAACACCTGTCTAAGTGTACTTGAGTAAATTTGTCCGCCTATATGTTGCAAGGTCAGGGTTAATTAAAAACTGCTTATTGCTCCTTTATTGCTCCTGCCTTCACAGGTTTTGTAATTTCCAAGGGTATAAGAGAGCAGGCATatacaaatgaaatatatttctgcaCATATAAATACCAGCAGAAGTATTTTTATCACGTGGTCACTGCACATAGACATTTTTTACTGTCTTCAAAGGGGAGGAACTCCGTTTGATAAGCATAAGAGGAAACAAAGGTTGTCGTTCTTTAACTATTACAAAACTATGTGGACTAGATAccctttgtatatttttgtataaaaggaCTGCCGCTTTCAAACAATTCCTTTCATGGCTGGGTCAGATGAGTGAAAATACTTGCCAGCTTTAGATAATAGATTTAGCAATGTGCAAATAATAAGGTAATaggcacacaaacaaagaaacacccTAGTGGGCTCGCATACACACACTTGGACGCACTTGATCATTACTAAAGGCATTTatcaaattgtttaaatttCCTTAGAGATATATTTTGCCTGGGTCCTGCTAAATTCCAAGACTCAAGCTTGTATattctatataaaaaatatattttggttCTTTTATGTAGCTATTATGAACAACAGAgataatgaaaagaataaaacccATGCAATTAATCATAACTCTTTTCGCTGAATCATTTTCAGTTGAGGTAAAATTGTAGCTTTTAACTGTCTGACTCTCAGGTGACCGCTTTGCGCTGAGAAGTGGGAACCCTGAGAAATACCCATGTGTAGCGAGCTTGGGAGCGAGTGACACAATGGTCTCTTTCCGTCTGTTCGAGCTTGCTACAGAACAGGTAATAGCAATGCGAACCGGGTGAGCCAGCCATCCTGCAAAGTACTAACATTTAGACAAACATTCACACGCTCACACATTTTATGGAAGAGTAATAAATCTATCATCAGCGGACGTGCGCtcgtgtttttgtgtttgcgtCAGAATTTCCAAGGGACGCAACTACGGTTAGAGATGATATTCCTGGTAAACTTGCTTAcctcccttaaaaaaaaatataaaaaaaacacgcTGTGAAAGGTTTGCGtattttgcagatatcggtagatatagacGATTTACACTCGTCCGTTAATTAACTATCCTCTAGAAAAGTACGCCATTCACACCTGCGATaaacgagcgccgctaacagtgtgctacgtcacgctaacagtgtactacgtcacgctagcaGTGTACTAGGACAAGAACAAGGAAGTAAACTCTTTCCGCTTCACTTGTTGTGCGACTGACTTTTGCCGGGAGGCCTCTTCGCACATTTCTCCTGTGTGTATTGCTCTCTGTATCATCAACAACTATATCGCAGTTAAAATAACAGAAGCCATGGGTCTCTGGACACTGCGGATGCTGTGTGTTGTTGCACTACTCGCTGCAACGTGCCGTGCAGGTATTTCAGTTTTAATCTTAGTTTCCTCAATGTATATTATACTTTATTCGTTTATCGCAATCTAGTTCGCTTTTTATTACATTCTTTGCTGTGTTTATAATAAAGCCGAGAAGGTGTGGCTCGCTAGTGCTCCAGGCTATAGCAATCATTGTAAAATCTGTCATTTGGATGTCGTCTTGAAGATATAcatacatctctctctctcacacacacacaggtcaccGCTTACGCATAATAAAATCTGTCATTCGGATGTCATcttgaatctctc
Encoded proteins:
- the LOC112568578 gene encoding uncharacterized protein LOC112568578 is translated as MPAAPNQQVYSCLQIKYSMDLWILWTFFAVSLLAKEGCSEFTIGGCEEGRVDVVEDRTYSFTCDSYTSWGPEWTVYGDKGKLLYRGSCQQRSCTPWNDQFSVGEKYQLQYHGSSYYTSSLIIKDIKRDSARLLYCISSLESTMCKLRIIATPVYRDCSVRISNWMVTGSCTLTKMYSSDNNYYCKWRESGNNNEEFGDFQTQPVPYKGWNSREYTTGVCSFAKPTPLIRGLYTYNMRVLPGDVHFQQTINIGEPYQVKLTHSCPEYVFEESSINCSCSASRDVTPPALLVWEGRNDVKLLLTNISRQQDQEQFTCQLKWGPDGSIKENMSYRLTVAWNKQANTPRTNAGVIGGVIAAVLALIIVAGLIVYIIKKRKGILDREWSFLRVFSRARKLFNQRPVTPLAVIKKPQTQIMTQIQTQTSIRRHVSPSGDTASSGHVTDDYAVVYKKSFNNTDDNENNGAHQASLKINGVERQTIVLTPTTKPKSALNTQTKVQDLHGTVYMNVTEVPTDSGLGVYHVVPWATLSGSPEPDTNEYSVPTTSEDEYNELHFEDDRTGQEDQSDTYHHLQIT